The Triticum aestivum cultivar Chinese Spring chromosome 6D, IWGSC CS RefSeq v2.1, whole genome shotgun sequence genomic sequence ATAAAGGTGCAACACTTATGTGGTAAAAAGCATGGTACAATTCTAAACTATGCATCCTGAAACAAATGTAAGCACCATAAGGCTGTGACACTTGGTTAGACAAATACCTTCTTTGTCTTCTCCAGGTCAAATTCAATGGATTTTATCCTATCAAAAGAATCCTGTATAGCACGATCCTTATCCTGTGGGATCTCAGGAGGCTTTCTGCTGAGTTGATTACACATCGATTCAAGTCTTTCAAGACGCTCCAGACAAGGATTTACTCGGTCTTCCTTAACTATCTGAAGATTTGGTTGATTACTGGGTACGGCTGCAGTATGTGGATGAACATTTTCCAACTGTTGCTCATGGCGAGTGAACAAGCGCAAAAGAGAGAGTACTTTGAGAATTACAGCAAGAACTTTTCTTGAAAATAATTTCAAGATCCCATCATCTGCATCGCCTTCATGGACATTTGGGGCGCGACCTGCTAGTTTCAACTCACATTTTAAGCATCAGAGAGACTAGCCACCATGGTGAGACAACTGGGATAAAATATTAACAGCGCCCCATAAGTTTTTATAGATGTTAGATAGTGCATGCAGACCGTGATTAGATACCTGGCTCAGGCGAAACTCTATTCATCGATGAATTTTGTCGTGTGTTGTACTGCCTTAATACATTTCCAGCAAGGTTATATCTTTTATTGGACTCAACAGCTTTATCCACTGAAAGAGGTCGATCGTCTGAACAGCCGTATGTCGTTGATCCTGATTCCCTGGCCTACATGACAAAGACAGGAGATGAAGTTTGTTAAGAAATGCCATGTTGAGGATAAGGCGCTCTAGATCTAGCAACAGCCTATCATTTTTTTTCTGTGAGGGAACAACGACCTAACATTTAGGCATGTCGGGACCAAAAAGAAATATCTGTTATTTCCTTTTGTTCATCTGAATACAGGAGCTACTAGTGGCAAGTGAGAACATGAATGGAACTTATCAATATAATGGCAGAATTGAGGGAACAATAATTTACTTCCTCACGGACTGGAGCCAAACTATGATATTTCTTTTTGGTCCCGACATGCCTAAATGTTAGGTCGTTGTTCCCTCACAGAAAAAAAATGTGAGAACATGAATGGAACTTATTAATATAATGGCAGAATTGAGGGAACAATAATTTACTTCCTCACGGACTGGAGCCAAACTATGATATTCAACATCTTCAGGGGCTACAGGGGATCCAAGATCATCAACATCTGAACCTGATTCAGCATTTGATGTATCACTAATTCTTTCTGGTAACTGAAAGAAGCAAGGACAGTGCATAAAACGTTAAAACTGAAAAGAGATTGACTCGTTGAACAAATGAGAGCTCACAGATCGGATATTTCGTAATCTTGCCTTGAGCGCACGCAATCTTACAGAGCCTGTAACTGTTTCTTCTATATCAGATACTTGCACGATATCCCTTAATGCAGATGATTCCATGCTATGTACGATCTGCAATAAAAAATAAGTTCATAATCAGCTGTAGCAGACAAGTTGGATATTCTTTTGTACCATAAGTATGATACAGTAAGAGAGCACCAGCAGATTCAGTAAAAAGACTACCTTCATAATTAAAGGGTCACTCCAAGGGCCTTTGTTGGACCTCAGGCATCCTCCTTGGTTAGAGCATGTGCACAAACCACCAAAAAACTCTGGTAATTGGCTGCAGATATATTCTGGTAAGCCTTGCACAACAAGCACAGAAACCAATCTCACGACCCTAACAACATAGAAGATTACCGTCACCAACCTTGCGTCAATAGCTTCAAGAAGCCTGCTCTGGTATTTTGCTCCTAGAACCTGTAATGGAAGATTATAGGTATGAAGCAACGGAAACATCACAATGTGGAAAGTGAACTTGGAACGCTTGCAAGACTTCATACATGAATTTTTGATGATGTTTTGGGGTCAAGAAGTCCCTTTATAGTGCTCCAGATCAGTTTGAAACCAGCTCCAGCATTTACAATGAACATTTGATGTAGTGTCTGCATAATTTAGCACATGAATGGTAATCAGAACACTGGGAAACACATGCCTATATTTCATCAGTAAGACTTGCCTCGGGATAATAGTCACCATCTATTTTCTGCATACAGCGCACTAAATCCCTTGCAATCTTACCAAAGTTCTTCCAGCCCTACATCACATGGAACAGATACAAACGTCATTTTCAACTATTTTGCAGATAGCACAATGATGTTAAACGGCACTCAAAGATCAGACCACAAAATCATCCTACAATCAATCAAAGATACAGTTTGAAAGAaaaaaatgatagaaataaacTCCTACATTCATAGAGGCATATAGTTGGATTGCAATAGCAGCCGACCAACGCAACTCTAGCAATATCAATAGTTTTGAGGAATTGAATCTCCACACTACAGCTCTACCCAGACCTTTAAGATGCAACCTAAATGTTAGAATCAAACAGGAGGTCACCACCCTGGTACCGGATGAGAGCTTCTACAACTGATTGACATCTGTAGCTGAACAGGTCGTCCTTGCCAAGAGGAAGGGGCCAGATCGCTCAACAGTCTAACCATGTGGCAACTCTGGCAGCTGTGTGATGACTGAGTGTTTGAAGGTGCAATGCTGGTCTGCTCAATGTGATTATAACTGACGAGAAGTTGTGGATGTTGGAAGGAGCCAAGGCACTAAGACATTTTCCATGGCACACCCAGGCCACCAGACTTAGCAGCCAGCTGTACAGCTTGCCAATATAGCTGTTGCGCTTTTGCCTTTATTTTGCTTGCGAAGGTTTTTTGCAGCTTtgcttccctttctttctttttttttcggcTTTGTTTTCTGCCAGGCTGTACGTTTTGCGCCGCTTAGACATTACCTTCTAAtaactccgcctatgtcttctaggcatagccggtcccaagcccgggtaaaggaggagggttgtgataggcttggcgagccaacgtaaaaactagccagtcccatgggtatgaaacccatttgagtgagagtagtactaggatgagtgacctcctgggaagtcctcgtgaaagggtttcatatctaaggattgtgataggcttggcaagccaacgtaaaaactagccagtcctttgggtatgaaacccatttgggcgagagtagtactaggatgggtgacctcctgggaagtcctcatgaaagggtttcatatctagcctaccccaacttgtttgggacaaaAGGCTTAGTAAGTAAGTAAGACATTCCCTTCTAATACAAAATGAAACACATTTAGAAGCGTGTTCGAGAAAAAGTATTGGAATCAAATCCATTGTATTTTATCTGGACAGATAGGAGCTAAACCAGCAGCATTCAAGAAAAGCCTTATGTTACTGCTGTTTCTCTCTAACTTCCAAGGACTATTGTGCCACCAAGCATCCTAGTTAATTTAGTCACTAAGATGTTTTTAAAGAAGTTTCTGAAATTTTTCTATATGCAGGCTTGTACATCTTCACAAATCCCAATAGTCACATTTTTTTTAAGAGTTACAACTTCTGCGAAAATTGCCAGTTGTATCATAGCATATTATGATATGAGAAGATGTCTTTGTGACAGGAAAACAATGTTTCTGATTTGTGATAACTGCAGTGCAGCCCCACAAAGTACATATTTTAAGCCTAACAAATAATTTCAAAGGTTTTATCAACAGAAGGTAGTTTCGGAAAAATGTTACTGCAAAGACAACACTTCCTTTTGCTAATTTTCTTACGTCTTTAGAGTCTAGACAAAAATTGCTGGCGTAGAGAAACCATATTTAGGAAAAGGACAATGAACATACCACGCCATGGACATCCAATATTGTGGTTGTTGTATCTATATGCTTTTGAGCAGCAATTGAGCAGGCAGGAAACTTCTCACGGAATGCTCTCTCAAACTCTTGCACATGGTACTTGATATATCGTTCCACTGTTGTGGTTTGCACAAGTTTATTGGGTTCAACTTTTCCAAGCAACTCGATATAGACAGGCCTTCCATCCTTGTCAACCCCATGATAACCCTGGGGGTAATATTGCAGTACCTCCTCTAGCTCATGAAATTCAAAATCCTTCAATGATAAAAGTTAGTTGTCATCAGTATGCACGACACTGTAAGGCAAATTATATAGCAGGCAGTCTTTCAAATTCGCATCAAATGCATCAAAATCTATAGTGTTTCACATATTTTCAAATCAGTCCTGAGAATAGACAGTGTTCTTACTTCCAAAATTGTGTCTGTCCCAAATTCATTCCTCCACTGGAGCATCTCATCCCACATTTGTGCTGCCTTTTCAACATCGAACTTTCTAGCTTTCAAAAATCTGCATACCAGAATGAAGAATCACCAACTGGTATTTGAAGGCTGAAAACACCAATACGAGGCAAAGTTTCATCCGTACTAACCTAAGCATCATATGGTAATCATCATGCCTTTCAGGCAATAGGTTCCTGGCAAACAAAACCTCACGGAACGAGCTGACCGCCTGCTCTTCACCAGCATCCCTGACATCCTCTATCGGTATTCTGGGCACTCTGCAGTCCACTTtcctcttccccctcttcttcagCGAATGTGTCAGCTTGGTTGAAGCGTGCAGCGCCTTCTTCCTCAGCGAGCGCATCCTCCTGTGCTTTGGCTCGTCCTCTGAGTTCTCGGCATCCGCTCTGTCCCTCCTCTCATCATTACTGACAGATATCTCTATGCCGTCGATATTGCTCTCTGAAACAGCACATCATAACACACACACATAACATTAGCTGCATTGTATCCGTTAAACCCATATACGTACAGAAGAACCAACAACAGCCCATACCTGACATTCTCCGCAAATGCAGCCTAAATGATCAGGGGTCAGCCTATTCTAGAACTGATGATCACTGATCCGAAACTATATGTACAGCCACTGGAGCCTCCACTCTGCCACAAACCAACACAAATTATTCATTTATTTTTTTGAGTGACAAACAAATACAGGTTAGAACTGAATTCAGAGAGTTGTACTGGAAAACATCGAACTCGTGGCCAAATTATCCGCAACGAGTAGAAGCAGAGGCCGTGGAAACAAGCCCAGAAAACGGTGGTTCCGGAAAGGAAAGGCGATCGCCTAACCTACACACAATAAATGCTCCCGCCGGGAGATCCAGTGCGGGCACCGGCACCGGCACCCCCAACCGCCTCGGGAATCACGCACACACCCGCAGCTAGATCCGATCGTCCGAACCCGACGCGCGAACAAAACGGAAAACCGGAACCCGGGGGGAACGGAGTCGATCCGTGCCGTACCTCGCCGcgggagagggagatccgccgctCCGGAGAGCGCCCGCTCGATCCGGATCGGGAGGGAGGCCGCgagccgcgcgcccctcctccgccaccacctccacctccggcgcGGCGGGGCGGAGGAACCGAGGGCTCGAGCTGCCGGTGcgcgcgggcgggcgggcgggcgggcgggcgtttGATCCGCGCGTCCCTCTCCCCGGCTCCGTCCCCTCGCGCTTACGCCTCCTTTTTCCGCCTACTCCTActccctccctcctccccgtgctgctgctgctgctggcgcccgcctgctcgGCTGCTTCGGTTACTGTGGTGCTGCTGGGTGGGCGCTGGCTGCGCCTCGTGCCTTCTGGCGTCCCTCGGGCCGGGGGCGGGGCCCAGTCGTCGGTGGCGTGCGCGGCGGTGCTGGGTGCGCGAGGAGCGTGCGCGCGTCGCTATTGACCCGGGCGGATGGGGACGGCTGCCGCGCTCCCGCGTCGCTTTTGCGTGACTGCGTAACGCAGGGCCGGAAGCAGGGGCGCCGACGCTCACGTGAGGGGCAGTCGACGGGGCTGATGAATGGGGCCCTGCGTGTCAGTCTTTGTCATGTCGGTATGGAATGGTCGCGCCTTGTATTGCGTGCGTGATACCCCCGTACGGCACCTCCCCATCCCGTCTCTGGCCTACCCGGTTCGAGGAAGATTCATTTGATTGAATTGATGCTTCGCGTATTTGGAAAAAACTGTTTAGGTTTGTATTTTCTTATGAAAAGTATAAATTTGTATATTTATTTATACCTTCGACTAACGTATTTGGCACaccagattttttttaaaaaaaatcaccaaaCGACTCGATCCCCACTCGATTCATATCCCACGTCGCTCGTTCCCTGCTTGCCCGACCACTTCCCACCGCGTGGTGAGCACCTCCCGCGGCAGCGAGGTCGGCGCCAACCGCCCCGCGGGCCTCCGCCATGACGCCCGCCCTTTTCAAGTGAACTGCGGAAGCTCCTCCCAATCGCCCGCACACGGGGTCTTCAGCTGGACGTAGTACTTTGCCGCCGCCGAGTCCTAGTAAGACAGGATTGACCATGGACCGGACGCCGACGGGTTCGTTGGCACGGCGCAAGAGGGTATGTGGTCTGCCCTGACGGCGGTCTCCCAGGCCTCCGACCACTCGGTGAGCAATTGCCTATAAGGTTCTCGAACTACTAGCTCGATTTCATGGTGGAATTCAAATTACAGAAGGGGGTCGAGAGGAAGGAGACCAGCTCCCTTCCAATCCAGTTGTTTGTCGTTCGCCGCCTGTTACCGTTGACGTTATCTCCTACTTATACTATTACAAGGCCTAAAGCCCATTCGGGCCTAGCAAGCCGAGTTGGCAGACGAGGCTTGCGACTAGGCCTCTTGATGAATCTTCCTCGCACTCCCGCTCGTGAGCCACCGAGTCGTTGACAATCCCCCGTCGATGAGTTGCGGCTTGTCCCCAAGCCGGTGCTCGCGAAAACAGTTGCTTCGTCATTTCCAGATCCTCCCAAGTAGCAAGATCGTCCGTATTGTTGGTCCAGCGAAGAAGAACTTAAAGCACCTTCTTGCCCCCCTTGAGTAACAACTCGGCGCTGGAGAATTTCTTCAAGAACTTGGTGTTGCTCTTCAGGCAAAGGTAAATGCTACAGAACCTGCTCACCAAGCTTGAGCACCCTGCACAAAAGAGACACATGGAAAACGGGATGGACCTTGCTGGAAGGTGGTAAATCTAGACGATAGGCAACTTCCACAACATGCTCCAGGATGGTGAAGGCCCCAAAAAACTTATAGGCGAGTTTGTGATTAGCTCTCGGTGCCACTAATGCTTGAATATATGGCTGCAATTCAGAAAAATGTAATCACCCACCGCAAAACTTCTTTCTCTACGATGTTTGCCACCCTATGTCTATACAAGTTTTGAAGTCTCCTTTTAGTTGATCTAGTTCTTATttgtcctagttgactaattagagctagcacTAGCCACCtccaatcctcataattagaacCCCTGTGCGGttataatctcctccctctaattctccgatgATGATTATCTCTAGACGGCGAAGcgctgtcggatcgtgaagaccgtacgcttgcaaccaagtagagaggccgtgctttcggACTTCCATTTAAGGGGCCGTTTGAGGGCGGTTCGCGGGATCTTCATTgacgttcgagggactccaagtacgatctacacggactcgtctacttccgctgcactgCCGGAGTCGGTAATGGTCGTTGATCcaaacccgttatgcatcttcatatttgttcctgggtgatcgtagggcgatttttttgtttctactacgtttcccaacagtggcatcatgtgcGGTTCTATGAGttgatgcaggttgcgatctagatcgCATGTGGATGTGATggtgatgttcttgctatgcttccctcgagtgttgcttcGGTTCAGTTCATTGACGGCATGGTGTCGCTTTCAACAAGGTTCTGACAATCGCTCGGCTCTGGCTGTCGACGATCTGCTGACAGTTCCTTGAGCTTCACcatagtcaagaatagtgaaccATCACGTACGCAAGAGATCGATGAAtatggatgatcttctagggggtcacgcGTATTAGAGAAAGTTTAGTGTGCGGGAAcgagatttttaattaagtctcttctttcacacaccccaaaagttaatctagcaacaaggatTATCATTTTATGGTGTGCACGTTGGTAGCTAGGTTTATCCGAAAACTCTGCAAATTaccgccgaggggattgacaacccccttgattgcattgggtgcaagtatttgcttttgtgtatGTAGGTGCTGCTAAACAGGTtctgcgtggttctcctactggattgataaccttgattcttaactgaggaaaatacttatctctaatgtaatgcttcatcctctcctctttgaggaaatcccaacgcaacttACAAGTAGCAGTACTCGCCAAGTCTTCGGAGGTTTCCATATTCTTACGCCGGGGTTCACGGCTTCGGCAGTCCTTCCTTCTAGTGATCGGCGGGACATAAGCCCAGCCCATGGACTATGGGCCATATAGATtagtaccccttagtccaggacaccacCAGTGTTGTAGAGTAattcctactggttcaataaaccttggttctcaatcGAGGGAAATACTGGTCGTCAGCCTACATCATCCCTTACACTTGAGGGTATCCCTACTCTTCTATGGAGAGCAACCACGGTGCCGTCCCATAGCCACCCTGACATGTAGCACACCGCCACCACTACGGATCCACGACCAAGGCAACCACCGAAGAGGCCCTAGCAGCCACCACTCAGTGCTGGCCGGCCACAACTGGCATAACTGGACCTGGGCGAGAGGAAGCTAGATccacctgaaggaaatattccctagaggcaataataaagttgttatttatatttccttatatcatgataaatgtttattattcatgctagaattgtattaaccggaaacttagtacatgtgtgaatacatagacaaaacagaatgtccctagtatgcctctacttgactagctcgtttatcaaagatggttatgtttcctaaccatagacatgtgttgtcatctgatgaacgggatcacatcattagagaatgatgtgatggacaagacccatccgttagcttaacattatgatcgtttagttttattgctattgctttcttcatgacttatacatgttcctctgactatgagattatgcaactcccaaataccgggggaacaccttgtgtgctatcaaacgtcacaacgtaactgggtgattataaagatgctctacaggtgtctccaaaggtgtttgttgggttggcatagatcgagattaggatttgtcactccgagtatcggagaggtatctctgggccctctcggtaatgcacatcactataagccttgcaagcaatgtggctaatgagttagttacgggatgatgcattacggaacgagtaaagagacttgttggtaacgatattgaactaggtatgatgataccgacgatcgaatctcgggcaagtaacataccgatgacaaagggaatgacgtatgttgttatgcggtttgaccgataaagatcttcgtagaatatgtaggagccaatatgagcatccaggttccgctattggttattgactggagatgtgtctcggtcatgtctacatagttctcaaacccgtagggttcgcatgcttaacgttcgatgacaatttgtattatgagttgtgtgttttggtgaccgaagcttgttcggagtcccgggtgagatcacgtacatgacgaggagtctcgaaatagtccagaggtaaagattcatatattggaaggttgtattcagACCGCTgaatggttccaagtgattcgggtattttaccggagtaccgaggggttactagaaccccccggggaagtgttgggccatcatgggctaagggagagagagggaagcccgcgggagggtggcgccccccctcctagggagttcgaataggacaaggaggagggggcgcgaccccctttccctttccctctccctctccttccttttccctccggtggtaggactccccccatggcgcgcacccccggccggcctcctcctccccttctttatatacgggggcggggggcaccccaaaggcacatcaattgttctcttagccatgtgcggtgcccccctccatagtttactcctccgatcatagcgtcgtatgcttaggcgaagccctgcgcggatcacatcaccatcaccgtcaccacgccgttgtgctgacggaactctgcctcgaccctctactggatcaagagttcgagggacgtcatcgagctgaacatgtgccgaacacggaggtgccgtacgtacggtacttggatcggttggatcgtgaagcttttggtctacgagggtacatggacacactctccccctctcgttgctatgcatctcctagatagatcttgtgtgagcataggaaagttttgaaattgcatgctacattcccaaacagtggcatccgagccaggtccatgcgtagatgatatgcacgagtagaacacaaagagttgtgggcgataatagtcatactgcttaccaccaatgtcttactttgattcggtggtattgtttaatgaagcggcccggaccgacattacatgaccgtgttcatgagactggttctaccgacgtgctttgcacacaggtggctggcgggtgtctgtttctccaactttagttgaatcgagtttgactacaaccggtccttgttgaaggttaaaacaacacacttgacgaaaaatcgttgtggttttgatgcgtaggtaagaacggttcttgctagaagcccgtagcagccacgtaaaatttgcaacaacaaagtagaggatgtctaacttgtttttgcagggcatgttgtgatgtgatatggtcaagacatgatgcgatataatttattgtatgagatgatcatgttttctaaaagttatcggcaactggcaggagccttatggttgtcgctttattgtatgaaatgcaattgccatgtaattgctttactttatcactatgcgttagcggtagtcgtagaagcaatagttggcgagacgacaacgacgctacgatggagatcaaggtgtcaagtcggtgacgatggagatcatgatggtgctttggagatggagatcaaaggcacaagatgatgatggccatatcatatcatatattttgattgcatgtgatgtttatcttttatgcatcttatttacttagtatgacggtagcattataagatgatccctcactaaatttcaaggtataagtgttctccctaagtatgcaccgttgctacagttcgtcgtgccgagacaccacgtgatgatcgggtgtgataagctctacgttcacatacaacgggtgcaagctagttttgcacgtgcagaatactcgggttaaacttgacgagcctagcatatgcagatatggcctcggaatactgagaccgaaaggtcgaatgtgaatcatatagtagatatgatcaacatagagatgttcaccattgaaaactactccatctcacgtgatgatcgaacatggtttagttgatatggatcacgtgatcatttagatgactagagggatgtctatctaagtgggaattctttagtaatatgattaattgaactttaatttatcatgaacttagtcctgatagtttttgcatatctatgttgttgtagatcaatggcccgtgctaccgttcccttgaattttaatgcattcctagagaaagctaagttgaaagatgatggtagcaactacacggaccgggtccataacttgaggattatcctcattgctacacaaaagaataacgtcctggaagcaccgctaggtgcaagacccgctacaggagcaactctagatgttatgaacatctggcagagcaaagctgatgactactcaatagttcagtgtgccatgctttgcggcttagaatcgggacttcaaagacgttttgaatgtcatggagcattgataacccacaagtataggggatcgcaatagttttcgagggtagagtattcaacccaaatttattgattcgacacaaggggagccaaagaatattctcaagtattagcagttgagttgtcaattcaaccacacctggataacttagtatctgtagcaaagtatttagtagcaaagtaatatggaagtaatggtaacggtggcaaaagcaACAGTGATAGtattgtagtaattgtaacagtagcaacagaaaagtaaatgagcgaagaacaatatgtggaaagctcgtaggcattggatcagggatggagaattatgccggatgcgattattcatgcaacagttataacatagggtgacacagaactagctccaattcatcaatgtaatgtaggcatgtattccaaatatagtcataggtgcttatggaaaagaacttgcatgacaccttttgtcctaccctcccgtggcagcggggtcctaatggaaactaagggatattaaggcctccttttaatagagtaccggaccaaagcattaacacatagtgaatacatgaactcctcaaactacggtcatcaccgggagtggtcccgattattgtcacttcggggttgccggatcataacacatagtaggtgactaatgacttgcaagataggatcaagaactcacatatattcatgaaaacataataggttcagatctgaaatcatggcactcgggccct encodes the following:
- the LOC123145327 gene encoding phosphatidylinositol/phosphatidylcholine transfer protein SFH6 isoform X2, with the protein product MSESNIDGIEISVSNDERRDRADAENSEDEPKHRRMRSLRKKALHASTKLTHSLKKRGKRKVDCRVPRIPIEDVRDAGEEQAVSSFREVLFARNLLPERHDDYHMMLRFLKARKFDVEKAAQMWDEMLQWRNEFGTDTILEDFEFHELEEVLQYYPQGYHGVDKDGRPVYIELLGKVEPNKLVQTTTVERYIKYHVQEFERAFREKFPACSIAAQKHIDTTTTILDVHGVGWKNFGKIARDLVRCMQKIDGDYYPETLHQMFIVNAGAGFKLIWSTIKGLLDPKTSSKIHVLGAKYQSRLLEAIDASQLPEFFGGLCTCSNQGGCLRSNKGPWSDPLIMKIVHSMESSALRDIVQVSDIEETVTGSVRLRALKLPERISDTSNAESGSDVDDLGSPVAPEDVEYHSLAPVREEARESGSTTYGCSDDRPLSVDKAVESNKRYNLAGNVLRQYNTRQNSSMNRVSPEPGRAPNVHEGDADDGILKLFSRKVLAVILKVLSLLRLFTRHEQQLENVHPHTAAVPSNQPNLQIVKEDRVNPCLERLERLESMCNQLSRKPPEIPQDKDRAIQDSFDRIKSIEFDLEKTKKVLHATVIKQMQMAETLESVTESGHRRRKFCT
- the LOC123145327 gene encoding phosphatidylinositol/phosphatidylcholine transfer protein SFH6 isoform X1; this encodes MSESNIDGIEISVSNDERRDRADAENSEDEPKHRRMRSLRKKALHASTKLTHSLKKRGKRKVDCRVPRIPIEDVRDAGEEQAVSSFREVLFARNLLPERHDDYHMMLRFLKARKFDVEKAAQMWDEMLQWRNEFGTDTILEDFEFHELEEVLQYYPQGYHGVDKDGRPVYIELLGKVEPNKLVQTTTVERYIKYHVQEFERAFREKFPACSIAAQKHIDTTTTILDVHGVGWKNFGKIARDLVRCMQKIDGDYYPETLHQMFIVNAGAGFKLIWSTIKGLLDPKTSSKIHVLGAKYQSRLLEAIDASQLPEFFGGLCTCSNQGGCLRSNKGPWSDPLIMKIVHSMESSALRDIVQVSDIEETVTGSVRLRALKLPERISDTSNAESGSDVDDLGSPVAPEDVEYHSLAPVREEARESGSTTYGCSDDRPLSVDKAVESNKRYNLAGNVLRQYNTRQNSSMNRVSPEPAGRAPNVHEGDADDGILKLFSRKVLAVILKVLSLLRLFTRHEQQLENVHPHTAAVPSNQPNLQIVKEDRVNPCLERLERLESMCNQLSRKPPEIPQDKDRAIQDSFDRIKSIEFDLEKTKKVLHATVIKQMQMAETLESVTESGHRRRKFCT